Below is a window of Dictyostelium discoideum AX4 chromosome 1 chromosome, whole genome shotgun sequence DNA.
TctaataaatgaatattacCTGATTTTTCctatttaaatgaataaaaaaataataaatattaatattaaattttgttttgtatatttttttttttttttgtattttttttttttttttttacattttcaatttcttgaGCTTTCTTTTCAGCAACagattgatttattttataaaattcgGAATCTCTATCTAAACGAGTTGTATAAATTTCTTCTTCATAAGTTGTTCTAAcaccaaataatttttcatttgtttcAAATTGATCCCAATTTGCAGGTTTTTTAGCCTCACTATTTGCAGCGAAATCATCGAGTGATTCGCCAACTGATGGGTCGGGTGTCCATGGTGTTAATTCACGTTCTTTTAAGTTACCATCAAATCCACTCAATTCTGTATCTGTAATGAATGATTGTTGATCTCTATTCATAAAACTATCTCTATAATGATCCAATACTACACCTGTTGCTGTGATTTGTAGGAAATCTTTGGCTTCAATGATAACCAATGGTAGTGGTAATGTTGTGATAACTCTATTGTTGGTATCTTTTTTTCTTGCCATTTTTAATGCAACACCCCAACCACCTCCACTACTAcctgttgatgttgatgttgtatgTAATATACCCTCATATACATCACCATTCTTTAAGGTGACACTTACATTTTGACCTACTAAACTCATTGACATAAATACTGTTCTCTCTTTCATTGCTGTTAAACTATCgaatggttgttgttgttgttgttgttgttgctgttgttgttgttgttgttgttgatgatgttgttgattatgGTGTGATTGATGAGGTGATTTATTATTGCTgctatttctattattattattattattatgtttaGGTGATCCATAACCACCACCTCCACTATTATTTCCACCGCCACCACCGCCACCACCtacaaatttctttttatcttttgattGACTCATTTCTCTTGTCTGTATGTTTAggtgtatgtatgtatgtatgtatgtgtGTTCTATGAGTATTTAAAAGTATATATATGTGTGTTTGAGACTACAAATACTAATTAgtattgtttaaatttttggCTTTATTGCTCTATTggttttattgttattgttattgttatttattattattaactattgtaattatattattattattattattgcgcaaatattaatataagaTATGAacgtttattattattattattattataatgttGAATACGTTCTttgatttttctttattttaaagattttttaaaaatagactttttaaaaaaaagaattatttatttttttttaaagaaaaaaaatttacaaaaaaaaaagtatggtGTTGTGATCCACTGAATGTGTAAAAGTTTAAGTTTgtaatgtaaaaaaaaaaaaaaaaaaaattgaaaattaaaaaaaaaaaaaaaaaaaaaaaaaaaaaaaaaaatgaaaattaaaaataaaaaatataaaaaaaaataaaataaaaaaaattttaaaattggaattCACATTTGGTTGACCGAGAACCTCCCATATTTACATATCGGCAAATGAAATCACCAATTTTCCAACTTCATTAAAATGTTAGTTatacattatttaattatataccAAAATGTAtacaaaatattaatttttttttttccttaaaaaaaataaaataaaaaaataaaaaatttttgaaaatctaaaataaatctttgtgtgtcaaaaaaaaattaaatataaattatttttttaattattattattattattttattattacctaataataataaaaaaataaaaaataaaaattttgattatttccttaattaaaaggaaaaaaaaaaaaaaaaagaaataaggtattttattttggtatATTTTATTGGAATCCAATCTTTTGAAGAAAAACATGTCAATTGGACTCACATTTTTTAGAATCCTAACTGGAGTCGAACTAGTGactttgtttattttatcatAAAATATGGGGAGATCCGAGAATCGAACTCAGGACGCTACCACCCAAAGGTAGCATTATACCACTTAACTAATCTCCCAttttgatgaaatttttagtttttttgaaaaaaaaaaggacgATTCCGATCCCCCATTTTGGTCAAATTGgggttttaattaaaataatatcccaattaataattttcctTATTGGTGGAagtttgaaaaaatattCCACTTAACTAATCTCCCattttgatattttgaaCATCATTAAGCAGCTACATTACTCCCATTTTGGGATGTTTAACATTTGGCAATATCTAAATTTCAGTATAAAAGTATTTGAAAACAAACAATAAAACCATTATGATATGTTTAgaatatataaatagaatTTGTTTGtgtttaataatgatttatacTTAAACttcattatattatattaattcattttttttttttggtttttaatCAGCTCAAAAAATAGAGCTAAATATTGTTCAACtaatataattcaattacacaaatcaaaaaaatattaaattatttaatatttgaattcaaaaataatataaagttactttaaaatttatgttggaaattatcaaaattattaactaaACCTAAAAATATTACCATGAtacaagataataaaaaaataggttCAAGTATGCTTAgggtaaattaattaaaaaatgtttaccgtattttgaatattttttttccaaaaaaaaataaaataataatgttacaaataaataataataataataataataataataataataataataataataataataataataataataataataataataataataataataataataaaaataaaaagatttataattttaaaaaaaaaaattcgattttttaaataattttattttgtttttaataaaatttttagaatAATAAAGCAATAATGGCAACAATTAATAAGACAAATGATGGCAAAATAacagatgaagatgatgggGTGTTACAAACTGGGTAAACTGGTGCATCACCACAAGTGTTTGTTTGAACAATACAATTATTGTTATCACAGATTTCAGATCTACAGTGTTTCATGAGACATGAATCTGGACCTAATTCGATATTTTCAATGCTTGGACATTCATGTTCAATAGCACATGTGGCCAAGTTTTGGACAGAGGTTTGACAATTTGAAGCCAAGTTGAATGGACTAGCAGTGCATTTACCAGTTATAATTTGTGAGGTAGAAGTACATTGGCAACTTGAACCATATGCTGATGGACAAGAGTTGGCGATATCCATACAATCACCAGTTGGGATTGAGTTTTGTGGAGATTGACAGGTACCAGCTTGGCAAACTAAAGTAGCAGCACATTCGTAACGGAAACCAGAACCTAATTGAACAAATGAAGAACCGTGGACTGAACAAGTGTCACCTTGGACTTTGTTGAAATTTGATTGACAGAATAAATCACCAGAGTTATCACCTTGTTTGGCACCACAATAGTTGTTGTATGGGCATTGACCGTCTCTAGTACATTTTGCACCGGTAGCATAAAGTGTTCTACATTGGACTGGAGTATTTAATGAGTTAGTACCATTACAGAATTGACCAAATGGACATTGACCATCGTTAGAACAAATAACGTGTGGTTTCAATGAGCAAATCTCTTCATTACATGTTAAACCATTACCACATTGGTAGTCTGAATTACAACTTTCACCAAAACCTAAATAATCTGGCATAGCACAAGTTTGTAAATTACCTTTGGTGGTTGTAACAGAACGACATGCGAATGGTTCTGCACATTCTGTGAATGGGGTGCCACAAGTTTCTCCTAAACCACTTAATTTAGTACAAACTGGGGTAAAGATTACTGAACTAGATGGACAAAAAGTACCATATTCACATGTAATATCAACTACACTATTATCTGTAAAATTactataaatttatatataaaaaaaaaaaaaaaaaaaaaaaaaaaaaaaaaaaaaaaaaaaaaaaaaaattaaaattagattctttaaaatagtaggaagaaataataataaccaaaaaaaaaaaaaagattaaaaactTACTAATTATTAATGTTACAATTTTCACCTTCTTTTACACAAACACCAATAGAACAATATTGAGCATTCGTTGCTACAATTGAAGCTGCAAGAGCTAAAAGTCCATAAATAAacttcattttaattttatatatttatatatttttatttaaaaaaaaaaaaatattaataattaaaatttggaaaactaaattatttaaataattttttttttttttgaaaaatcagaaaaaaaaaaaaaaaaaaaattattaataattaaaaataaattataaaaattttgtttttaattcatagaaactataaaaatatcttaaaaaacTGCTGTAACACGATAGGAtatttataactttttttcaatttttttttttttttttttctgatttttttattaatttgatttggttttaaattttttttttctgattttttttttttttttttttttacttaatttttttaataaagtaaataattttaattttttatatgtaaatttcgtatttttatttttataaatatttttttttcttttttttttttctctctaaataattttaatttttttatttaataaatttttttatttgttgatttttttattatttttaatattattttccattttttttttattattattacgtAAAGCTCTTCAATGAAACTTTTTAAGTTAACCATTTctgatttgaaattttatcaattttcaaaaaaacggaaaaaatatctttttttcgattttttttagcttttcaaaattttaacCTTTCACAAAATTTATGAAAGAAGAGATCACACAAAAAGATTCAactgatgaattattattttttttttttttttttttttttttttttttttttataaaaataattattattagaattaatcTAAtcagaaattttaaaaataaaaaaaaataaaaataaaaataaaaacaaaaaaaaaaaaaaaggtatgaAAACCTGTCACCTGACTATCcttaaaatttgataattatctttgaataaaaaaaaaaaaaaaaaaaaaaatggaaaataatattaaaaataataaaaaaaataataaattaaaattgaacaaaaaaattttttttttaaaaataaaattttgtgattgactaaatttaattataacaatCAATATATCCATAAACATCACAAATAAACGAATCACCAAttcttaaaataaaacttaaaatatctttagtttattattattattattttttattttattttttttttatttattttattattatttttttttttttctatccCCAACtcaaattaatgaattattgaccagaatttgtttttttttttttttttttttgatatttttgatcttttcatttttttaatcctttttttttttttatttttttgaaaaaaaaagaaaaaaaaaggtggaAATTTACATGAAAAAAAGGTGGAAATTTAATGATGTATAGCAGTTAAATTGGAAGTTGAAGAATGTTTTTGagataataaattcattttgtGTGTGGATggatttctttttgttgGTGTTaaattactactattattggATATTCCACCACTGCCGCCCAAAGTAGATAAACGTTTTGTTGGAGTTTGagaatttgaaataattttgttgAACGAATTTGGATTGTTTTCAATTGAACCAACAgaaatattgttattattattattattgctattaatGTTATTATCACAAGAAAAATAACttaaaagattatttgaacttgtattattactattattattattttcttggTTGGCAATAGTAGAGAAACGTTTTGTTGGAGTTGAAGAACCACTATTATTTACAGAGGGTGAACCAGAGGTAATATTTCTAGTTGGTTTTGGACTTGAAGAGATTATTGATAAACGTTTACTTGGTGATAATAAAAGTGATGGCGATGATCTGAATACATCCTTtgatttttgtaattttgatAAACGTAAATTTAATGGTGttgatggttgttgttgttgttgataaagTGGTTTTTGTACTTCACTTGATCTTGATAATTGATTATCGAAAACTAAAGATGAATCAAATTCTTCTTTAAGATCTTTCataattaatgaatcaataTCAACATTTTCAATAGTATCAATTtctgttgtagttgttgttgttgcaatAGCTGTTGGTACTGGTTCAGTGGCGATTTCAACATTATCAACATTACTATTGATTGTTGGTTCAATTTCAGtaataatttcttctttttcttcttctttttcttcctCTTTCTcaacttctttttctttatcagAATTATCTTTGATTTCATTTTCTAACATttctttaaatgataaatataCAGTGGTGTCCTCTTGAATTGGACTTGATGGAATTGaaatttggttttgattCAAAGATTTTGTGAATGGTGATGAACATGTTCCTtcagtggtggtggtagttgtagtagttgtaaagttggcattattattttttaaattatgaaTTGGGGTTCTAGAGATTTTAAGGGAAGGTGATCTTGGAtcaaaattcattttaattggAGTTCTTGTGAATTTGATTGATGGTGATCTTggatcaaataataataatgaaatttgtttctttggtttaatttgaattggtgatcttttaaatttattatttgatggtgATCTTGGATCAATtaatagattattattattattactattattattattattattattattattattattattattattattattattattattattattattattatttgtggtatttttaattttatttaattgaattggtgatcttttaaatctattatttGATGGTGATCTTGGATCAAAGAAAGCTTGATtactataattttttttaaatggtgtTCTTTTAATTGACTTTGATGGTGATCTTGGATCAAAcatttctattttattttcattatttttttcatcacctccgatattattattattattatcatttatttctGAGccaaaagaaagaaattgttttttaaaaaattgcattttttttttttttttttatttttttattttttttttttatttatttatttttgttttattgtacaattatttatatttatatttatatttatatttatatttatatttatatttatatttatattaatattatatttatatttatatttatagttatgaaaatatatttatatttatatctaTCTCTatatttatctttatctttatatttatattatctttatctttattaactttaaaattttaataataataataaaaaaaaaaaaaaaaaaaaattattaaatttaataataaaataatttattgcaaaaaaaaaaaaacccataATTTTTCCAACAGTTGgcataaattttcaaaatattggcgcgattgttttaaaaaaatcaggggaaaaaataatttaaattatttaaattgtgaaattttaaatgtcactttcataaaaattttataaggGTGTTTGTCCATAGTAGGTTGGTGTTTGtcgccttttttttttttttttataattttgtgTATAACAAATTTCTTTGGAAATGC
It encodes the following:
- the gdcA gene encoding gp64 and disintegrin-like, cysteine-rich protein, translated to MKFIYGLLALAASIVATNAQYCSIGVCVKEGENCNINNYNFTDNSVVDITCEYGTFCPSSSVIFTPVCTKLSGLGETCGTPFTECAEPFACRSVTTTKGNLQTCAMPDYLGFGESCNSDYQCGNGLTCNEEICSLKPHVICSNDGQCPFGQFCNGTNSLNTPVQCRTLYATGAKCTRDGQCPYNNYCGAKQGDNSGDLFCQSNFNKVQGDTCSVHGSSFVQLGSGFRYECAATLVCQAGTCQSPQNSIPTGDCMDIANSCPSAYGSSCQCTSTSQIITGKCTASPFNLASNCQTSVQNLATCAIEHECPSIENIELGPDSCLMKHCRSEICDNNNCIVQTNTCGDAPVYPVCNTPSSSSVILPSFVLLIVAIIALLF